The Pseudodesulfovibrio cashew genomic sequence GTCTACGTAAACCAGACCGGCGGCAACGACGACCTGGTTTTTGACGGGCGCTCCTGCGGCTTCAAATCCGACGGCCAGCTCATGGCCCGCGCCCCCGGCTTCGAGGAAGCGGTCATGGCCGTGGACATCACAACCGGCGGAACCGTAGCCGAAGACGACTTCTGCCGCGAGGCCGAGACCTGGCGCGCCCTGGTCACCGGCACCCGCGATTACGTGCTCAAATCAGGATTTTCCAAGGGCATCATCGGCCTGTCCGGCGGCATCGACTCCGCTGTCACCGCCGTGGTCGCCGCCGAGGCACTGGGCCCGGAGAACGTCATCTGCGTGCTCATGCCCTCGCCCTACTCCAGCAAGGGGTCCATCGACGACTCCCTGGAACTGACGGCCAACCTCGGGGTCAAGACCCTGACCCTGCCCATCGAGCCGATCATGGACGCCTTCACCGAGACCCTGTCCGAGGCCTTCGAGGGCTACTCGCCGGACACCACCGAAGAGAACATCCAGTCGCGCATCCGGGGCAATCTGGTCATGGCCCTGTCCAACAAATACGGGGCCCTGCTGCTGACCACGGGCAACAAGAGCGAGCTGGCCGTGGGCTACTGCACCATCTACGGCGACATGTCCGGCGGCTACGCGGTCATCTCCGATGTGGACAAGACCGGCGTCTTCGGCGTGGCCCGCTGGTACAACGACCACGTGGCCCCGCACATCCCGGAGGCGATCATCACCAAGCCGCCGTCCGCCGAGCTCCGCCCCGACCAGAAGGACGAAGACTCCCTGCCGGACTACGCCACCCTGGACGCCATCCTGGCCCTGCACATCGAGCGGCACAAGTCGCGCGACCAGATCGTGGCCGAGGGCTTTGCGCCCGAGGTGGTGGACCAGGTGCTGGGTCTTGTTCGGTTCGCCGAATTCAAGCGCCGCCAGGCCGCTCCCGGCATCAAGCTCACGCCGCGCTCCTTCGGCACGGGCTGGCGCATGCCCTTGGCCTGCAAGCGGGAGCTGTAGGGAACGGGCCGGGCGCGACCGCGAGAGGAC encodes the following:
- a CDS encoding NAD+ synthase, with the translated sequence MKIGVLQLNPVVGDLAGNRSRIAEAARRAAASGADFCVTSELALTGYPPRDLLLYEGFVDKARLEAEALASELADLPPLLLGSVVRNESGQGKPVYNCALWCEGGEIRKVVRKTLLPTYDVFDEARYFEPSPPGDPEANIIRYQGMIIGVTICEDAWNDKDFWENRIYTHDPLEEIGRHGADVIVNLSASPLSLGKQQLRERMLGAVARKYGVPVVYVNQTGGNDDLVFDGRSCGFKSDGQLMARAPGFEEAVMAVDITTGGTVAEDDFCREAETWRALVTGTRDYVLKSGFSKGIIGLSGGIDSAVTAVVAAEALGPENVICVLMPSPYSSKGSIDDSLELTANLGVKTLTLPIEPIMDAFTETLSEAFEGYSPDTTEENIQSRIRGNLVMALSNKYGALLLTTGNKSELAVGYCTIYGDMSGGYAVISDVDKTGVFGVARWYNDHVAPHIPEAIITKPPSAELRPDQKDEDSLPDYATLDAILALHIERHKSRDQIVAEGFAPEVVDQVLGLVRFAEFKRRQAAPGIKLTPRSFGTGWRMPLACKREL